A single Amphiprion ocellaris isolate individual 3 ecotype Okinawa chromosome 15, ASM2253959v1, whole genome shotgun sequence DNA region contains:
- the cldn35 gene encoding claudin-4: MVNTGMQLISFTCAVTGWIMAIAVTALPQWKVSAFIGSNILTSEIKWEGIWMNCVYQTTGHMQCKTYDSMLALPPDIQAARALMCLAIFMGWLSCTVSCCGMKCTTCAGDDRRAKAGIALSGGVLFILTGLCVLIPVSWTANTVVQDFYNPNVPLMHKRELGQAIYLGWAAAVILMISGAVLSSTCPLMERGGRYRRGYIGRSFANSPATAPDPPKPIISNNLPLKEYV, translated from the coding sequence ATGGTGAACACGGGGATGCAGCTGATCAGCTTCACCTGCGCCGTCACCGGCTGGATCATGGCGATCGCGGTGACGGCGCTGCCCCAGTGGAAGGTGTCGGCGTTCATCGGCAGCAACATCCTGACGTCGGAGATCAAGTGGGAGGGCATCTGGATGAACTGCGTGTACCAGACCACGGGCCACATGCAGTGTAAGACCTACGACTCCATGCTGGCGCTGCCGCCGGACATCCAGGCGGCCCGCGCCCTCATGTGCCTGGCCATCTTCATGGGCTGGCTGTCCTGCACCGTCTCCTGCTGCGGGATGAAGTGCACCACCTGCGCCGGAGACGACCGGCGGGCCAAAGCCGGCATCGCGCTGTCGGGCGGCGTCCTCTTCATCCTGACGGGGCTCTGCGTCCTCATCCCCGTCTCCTGGACCGCCAACACCGTCGTCCAGGACTTCTACAACCCCAACGTGCCGCTGATGCACAAACGGGAGCTGGGCCAGGCCATCTACCTGGGCTGGGCCGCCGCCGTCATCCTGATGATCAGCGGCGCCGTCCTGAGCAGCACCTGTCCTCTGATGGAGCGAGGAGGACGCTACCGACGGGGCTACATCGGACGGAGCTTCGCCAACTCACCGGCCACGGCTCCGGATCCGCCCAAACCCAtcatctccaacaacctgcctCTGAAGGAGTACGTCTAG